One window from the genome of Paraconexibacter algicola encodes:
- a CDS encoding MlaD family protein gives MRHSRTIGRAVALGAGVVVLAAVAVALLAGGGSDYTVTARFINAGQLVKGNLVQVAGRPVGEVTEIDLSDDGQAEVTLAITDDGYAPLRRGTTATVRQASLSGVANRYVDLRLGPADGAEVADGAVLRTDETTTAVDLDQLFDTFDADTRKGLQRVVQGFGTSNEGRSREINRGFLYLNPSLAASSRLFSELNRDTPFLRRFVVDSSRLVTDLADRRDDLAGLVDRLAVTTRAIGSRKTELRDAIGQLPDFMRRSNTTFVNLRQALDDLAPLVDESTPVARKLRPFLAELRPLARDARPTLRDLSRLLRRDGAGNDLIELTRAAIPLDAAATRDTQRNGATRQGAFPATVDALKVATPELAYARPYAPELTGWFDDFGHSGIYDALGGASRAALHVNAFTLVGGQLQPIPPELRQQAFAAGAQTRQLNRCPGSIERGAVWKPTPDYNCDETMVPPGP, from the coding sequence GTGCGGCACTCGAGGACCATCGGCAGGGCAGTCGCGCTCGGCGCCGGCGTCGTCGTGCTCGCCGCCGTGGCCGTCGCCCTGCTCGCCGGCGGCGGGTCCGACTACACCGTCACCGCCCGCTTCATCAACGCCGGGCAGCTCGTGAAGGGCAACCTCGTCCAGGTCGCCGGACGGCCGGTCGGCGAGGTCACCGAGATCGACCTCTCCGACGACGGCCAGGCCGAGGTGACCCTCGCGATCACCGACGACGGCTACGCGCCGCTGCGCCGCGGGACCACCGCGACCGTCCGGCAGGCCTCGCTCTCCGGGGTCGCCAACCGCTACGTCGACCTGCGCCTCGGTCCCGCCGACGGCGCCGAGGTCGCCGACGGGGCCGTCCTGCGGACCGACGAGACCACCACCGCCGTCGACCTCGACCAGCTCTTCGACACCTTCGACGCCGACACCCGCAAGGGCCTGCAGCGCGTCGTCCAGGGCTTCGGCACCAGCAACGAGGGCCGCAGCCGCGAGATCAACCGCGGCTTTCTCTACCTCAACCCCTCGCTGGCCGCGTCCAGCCGCCTGTTCAGCGAGCTGAACCGCGACACCCCGTTCCTGCGCCGCTTCGTCGTCGACAGCAGCCGGCTCGTCACCGACCTCGCCGACCGCCGCGACGACCTCGCCGGCCTCGTCGACCGCCTCGCGGTCACCACCCGGGCGATCGGCAGCCGCAAGACCGAGCTGCGCGACGCGATCGGGCAGCTGCCCGACTTCATGCGGCGCTCCAACACGACGTTCGTGAACCTCCGCCAGGCGCTCGACGACCTCGCGCCGCTCGTCGACGAGAGCACGCCGGTCGCCCGCAAGCTGCGGCCGTTCCTCGCCGAGCTGCGCCCGCTCGCCCGCGACGCCCGCCCGACGCTGCGCGACCTCAGCCGCCTGCTGCGCCGCGACGGCGCCGGCAACGACCTGATCGAGCTGACGCGCGCCGCGATCCCGCTCGACGCGGCCGCCACCCGCGACACGCAGCGCAACGGCGCGACCCGGCAGGGTGCGTTCCCCGCCACCGTCGACGCGCTGAAGGTCGCCACCCCCGAGCTCGCCTACGCCCGCCCGTACGCGCCCGAGCTGACCGGCTGGTTCGACGACTTCGGGCACTCCGGCATCTACGACGCGCTCGGCGGCGCCAGCCGCGCCGCCCTGCACGTCAACGCGTTCACGCTCGTCGGGGGCCAGCTGCAGCCGATCCCGCCCGAGTTGCGCCAGCAGGCCTTCGCCGCCGGCGCGCAGACGCGGCAGCTCAACCGCTGCCCCGGCTCGATCGAGCGCGGCGCGGTCTGGAAGCCCACGCCCGACTACAACTGCGACGAGACGATGGTGCCCCCGGGGCCATGA
- a CDS encoding MlaD family protein, with translation MKRAIRKSFKDFAAVIGLMVIAAVVGGYILSQQRLRFPLVEDAPFTLKAEFSTAQAVTPGQGQTVRVSGVRIGDIGKVELRDGVAVVSMDIDQQYREVVHTDAKALLRPKTGLKDMFIELDPGSRSAPVAREGWTMPVANTLPDVNPDEIFAALDADTRDYLTLLVDGAGKGLADRGDDLREVFRRFEPTHRDLAKVTGLVAQRDEHLRRLVNRLARLNGALADKDDELTRLVSSSASVLRAFSSEQAGITQAVGRLPGTLRQTTATLGKVQRLADTLGPATTALRPAVRRLDDANRAVAPFVTEAAPLLRTRVRPFVRAARPTVADLAVPARRLAETTPDLTRAFTALNALLNLAAYNQNGKEGPGVKDRDEGYLFWAAWLQHVGNALFSTGDANGPFRPVSVGGSCGTISQVANSTPLLGMVLAPVLADPTVCKGVLG, from the coding sequence ATGAAGCGCGCGATCCGCAAGTCGTTCAAGGACTTCGCCGCGGTCATCGGCCTGATGGTCATCGCGGCCGTCGTCGGCGGCTACATCCTCAGCCAGCAGCGGCTGCGCTTCCCGCTCGTCGAGGACGCGCCGTTCACGCTGAAGGCCGAGTTCTCCACCGCGCAGGCCGTGACCCCCGGCCAGGGGCAGACCGTCCGCGTCTCCGGGGTGCGCATCGGCGACATCGGCAAGGTCGAGCTGCGTGACGGCGTCGCCGTCGTCTCGATGGACATCGACCAGCAGTACCGCGAGGTCGTCCACACCGACGCGAAGGCGCTGCTGCGGCCCAAGACCGGGCTGAAGGACATGTTCATCGAGCTCGACCCGGGCAGCCGCTCCGCCCCGGTCGCGCGCGAGGGCTGGACGATGCCGGTCGCCAACACGCTCCCGGACGTCAACCCGGACGAGATCTTCGCCGCGCTGGACGCCGACACCCGCGACTACCTCACGCTGCTGGTCGACGGCGCGGGCAAGGGGCTGGCCGACCGCGGCGACGACCTGCGCGAGGTCTTCCGTCGCTTCGAGCCGACCCACCGCGACCTCGCGAAGGTCACGGGCCTCGTCGCACAGCGCGACGAGCACCTGCGGCGGCTCGTCAACCGGCTCGCGCGCCTCAACGGCGCGCTCGCCGACAAGGACGACGAGCTCACCCGCCTGGTCTCCTCCAGCGCCTCGGTCCTGCGCGCGTTCTCCAGCGAGCAGGCCGGGATCACACAGGCGGTCGGACGCCTGCCCGGCACGCTGCGGCAGACCACCGCGACGCTCGGGAAGGTGCAGCGGCTCGCCGACACGCTCGGTCCGGCGACCACCGCGCTGCGACCCGCCGTCCGCCGGCTCGACGACGCCAACCGCGCGGTCGCCCCGTTCGTGACCGAGGCGGCGCCGCTGCTGCGCACCCGTGTGCGGCCGTTCGTGCGGGCCGCGCGCCCCACGGTCGCCGACCTGGCGGTGCCCGCCCGGCGCCTGGCCGAGACGACCCCCGACCTGACCCGCGCGTTCACGGCCCTGAACGCGCTGCTGAACCTCGCCGCCTACAACCAGAACGGCAAGGAGGGCCCGGGCGTCAAGGACCGCGACGAGGGCTACCTGTTCTGGGCGGCGTGGCTGCAGCACGTCGGCAACGCCCTGTTCTCCACCGGGGACGCCAACGGCCCGTTCCGCCCGGTGTCGGTCGGCGGCAGCTGCGGCACGATCTCGCAGGTCGCGAACTCCACGCCGCTGCTCGGCATGGTCCTCGCGCCGGTCCTCGCCGATCCGACCGTCTGCAAGGGCGTCCTGGGGTGA
- a CDS encoding RNA polymerase sigma factor, translating into MDFSTTLDHAPGLRGPTPLLRLQSDDRLIALTRRGNQGAYEALVGRYQARLLAFCRHMLSSREDAEDVLQEVFAAAYNAMLADERPINARPWLYRIARNRCLNHLRRQTAIGVDSMDVHLAEHGTTTADKVHKREEFRQLVADVQDLPETQRTALLLREIDALSYDQIAEAMETTIPSVKSLLVRARVSLAEAAEARLLTCEEARDELAEVAEGLKRSTPPVRRHVRQCERCAAFKKHLRQTDRTLAAVFPVGPLLLLKKFLIAQGAAGTSAAGAAAGGAAVAGGAAGSAAAGSALGAGITAIGTKAAAGLTAAAIVAAGAVEVDHHRRSTVERAPAVAAIAPPAPAVAAPAAPPVVVSSSAQEESATSPSDAGGLLAETEPGDEAGPTAGAARDDDAPADDAAPVVPPGTTPVPGAAAPTGPTGVAGAPAVLPTQQGSDTVRLPGQPLPQGTGGLVGPDETRPVPAPASSAPAPAPAAPSPAPAPAPAPVPAPEPAPAPAATPAPDPAPAADPAPSVPADPVATPPAAPAG; encoded by the coding sequence ATGGACTTCTCCACGACGCTCGATCACGCCCCCGGGCTCCGGGGCCCCACGCCGCTGCTGCGCCTGCAGAGCGACGACCGCCTGATCGCGCTCACCCGCCGCGGCAACCAGGGCGCGTACGAGGCGCTCGTGGGCCGCTACCAGGCACGGCTGCTGGCCTTCTGCCGCCACATGCTGTCCTCGCGCGAGGACGCCGAGGACGTGCTGCAGGAGGTGTTCGCCGCCGCCTACAACGCGATGCTCGCCGACGAGCGGCCGATCAACGCCCGCCCGTGGCTCTACCGGATCGCCCGCAACCGCTGCCTGAACCACCTGCGCCGCCAGACGGCGATCGGCGTGGACTCGATGGACGTGCACCTCGCCGAGCACGGCACGACGACGGCCGACAAGGTCCACAAGCGCGAGGAGTTCCGCCAGCTCGTCGCCGACGTCCAGGACCTGCCGGAGACGCAGCGCACGGCCTTGCTGCTGCGCGAGATCGACGCGCTCTCCTACGACCAGATCGCCGAGGCGATGGAGACGACGATCCCGTCGGTGAAGTCGCTGCTCGTGCGGGCCCGGGTCTCGCTCGCCGAGGCGGCCGAGGCGCGCCTGCTCACCTGCGAGGAGGCGCGGGACGAGCTCGCCGAGGTCGCCGAGGGGCTGAAGCGCTCGACGCCGCCGGTCCGGCGGCACGTGCGCCAGTGCGAGCGCTGCGCCGCGTTCAAGAAGCACCTGCGCCAGACCGACCGCACGCTCGCCGCGGTCTTCCCGGTCGGCCCGCTGCTGCTGCTGAAGAAGTTCCTCATCGCCCAGGGCGCGGCGGGCACGTCCGCCGCCGGGGCGGCGGCCGGCGGTGCGGCCGTCGCGGGCGGTGCGGCGGGCTCCGCCGCGGCCGGCTCGGCGCTGGGCGCCGGGATCACCGCGATCGGCACCAAGGCCGCCGCCGGGCTCACCGCCGCCGCGATCGTCGCCGCGGGCGCCGTCGAGGTCGACCACCACCGCCGCTCCACGGTCGAGCGCGCGCCCGCCGTCGCGGCGATCGCGCCGCCCGCGCCCGCCGTGGCCGCGCCCGCCGCGCCGCCGGTCGTCGTCTCGAGCTCCGCCCAGGAGGAGAGCGCCACCTCGCCGTCGGACGCGGGCGGCCTGCTCGCCGAGACCGAGCCCGGCGACGAGGCCGGTCCGACCGCCGGCGCCGCGCGCGACGACGACGCGCCCGCCGACGACGCCGCGCCGGTCGTCCCGCCCGGGACGACGCCCGTCCCCGGCGCCGCCGCGCCGACCGGCCCGACCGGCGTCGCCGGCGCCCCGGCCGTGCTCCCGACCCAACAGGGGTCCGACACCGTGCGCCTGCCGGGCCAGCCGCTGCCGCAGGGCACCGGCGGGCTCGTCGGCCCCGACGAGACGCGGCCCGTCCCGGCCCCGGCCTCCTCGGCGCCGGCCCCCGCTCCCGCGGCTCCCTCCCCGGCTCCGGCGCCTGCACCTGCGCCGGTCCCCGCCCCCGAGCCCGCGCCCGCCCCGGCCGCCACGCCCGCCCCGGACCCCGCGCCCGCCGCGGACCCGGCCCCGTCCGTGCCGGCCGATCCGGTCGCCACGCCGCCCGCCGCTCCGGCGGGCTGA
- a CDS encoding Lrp/AsnC family transcriptional regulator — MNHAIVLIKADRDAMATLGSALVELEGVAEAYTVTGEWDFVAVVRVRRHEQLAETITGKLLQLPGVAVTQTMVAFEAFSRHDLEAMFSVGS, encoded by the coding sequence GTGAACCACGCGATCGTCCTCATCAAGGCCGACCGGGACGCGATGGCCACGCTCGGCTCCGCCCTGGTCGAGCTCGAGGGCGTCGCCGAGGCGTACACGGTCACCGGCGAGTGGGACTTCGTCGCCGTCGTGCGCGTGCGGCGTCACGAGCAGCTCGCCGAGACGATCACCGGCAAGCTCCTGCAGCTCCCCGGTGTGGCGGTGACCCAGACGATGGTGGCCTTCGAGGCGTTCTCCCGCCACGACCTCGAGGCGATGTTCAGCGTCGGCAGCTAG
- a CDS encoding MlaD family protein yields the protein MTPRRRNRSSIVANPVLVGAVTTLIVVVAVFLAYNANNGLPFVPTRALEVQLPNGANLVPGNEVRSGGFRVGVVEEMEPVALPGGRTGALLRLKLDEKLGAVPVDSTVVVRPRSALGLKYVELTLGRSARTIADGGTLPASQSSASTELDEVLSTFDEPTRAASQVNLEEFGDAFTGRGAGLNETIRIAPELLGRLERVAGNLADPRSRLPRLFAELGDAARVVAPLSAVNAQTFTFLANTFEAIGRDPQALKETITKSVGTLEVGTRSLRAQRPFLVRFAGLSEDLDAASAELRASLPTINRAVETGTPVLRRSVPLNEDLGATMVALRDLARTPTTLGALRGLTATVQTLNPTLRFLGPYVTVCNSWNVFWTFAAEHLSSPTATGGQQRALLNQAPQNLPGGDGVGQMGANEFAHGKESPEPGSTKTYLHNAFFGPAITKDGLANCGTGQQGYAQSQNPYRDRTIPGDPYRDVFVDTPDVDDVPRVGPSYAKYNREGRGIALNPDRVPTGQTFSYRPDGRGVDVPRAKPEKAAGVPAK from the coding sequence ATGACCCCGCGCCGGCGCAACCGCTCCTCGATCGTCGCGAACCCCGTCCTCGTCGGGGCCGTCACCACGCTCATCGTCGTCGTCGCCGTGTTCCTCGCCTACAACGCGAACAACGGCCTGCCGTTCGTGCCGACCCGCGCGCTGGAGGTCCAGCTCCCCAACGGCGCGAACCTCGTGCCCGGCAACGAGGTCCGCTCGGGCGGCTTCCGCGTCGGCGTCGTCGAGGAGATGGAGCCGGTCGCGCTCCCCGGCGGCCGCACCGGCGCGCTGCTGCGGCTGAAGCTCGACGAGAAGCTCGGCGCGGTCCCGGTCGACTCCACCGTCGTCGTGCGGCCGCGCTCCGCGCTGGGCCTGAAGTACGTGGAGCTGACCCTCGGCCGCAGCGCCCGCACGATCGCCGACGGCGGCACGCTGCCCGCCAGCCAGTCGTCCGCCTCGACCGAGCTCGACGAGGTCCTCAGCACCTTCGACGAGCCGACCCGCGCCGCCAGCCAGGTGAACCTCGAGGAGTTCGGGGACGCGTTCACGGGACGGGGCGCCGGGCTCAACGAGACGATCCGCATCGCCCCTGAGCTGCTCGGCCGCCTCGAGCGCGTCGCGGGCAACCTCGCCGACCCGCGCAGCCGCCTGCCGCGCCTCTTCGCCGAGCTGGGTGACGCCGCCCGCGTCGTGGCCCCGCTGTCGGCGGTCAACGCGCAGACGTTCACGTTCCTCGCCAACACCTTCGAGGCGATCGGCCGCGATCCGCAGGCGCTGAAGGAGACGATCACGAAGTCGGTCGGCACGCTCGAGGTCGGCACCCGCTCGCTGCGCGCCCAGCGGCCGTTCCTCGTGCGGTTCGCCGGCCTCTCCGAGGACCTCGACGCGGCGAGCGCCGAGCTACGCGCGTCGCTGCCGACGATCAACCGCGCCGTCGAGACCGGCACCCCGGTGCTGCGCCGCTCCGTGCCGCTGAACGAGGACCTCGGGGCCACGATGGTCGCCCTGCGCGACCTCGCGCGCACCCCGACCACGCTCGGTGCGCTGCGCGGCCTCACCGCCACCGTGCAGACACTGAACCCGACGCTGCGGTTCCTCGGCCCGTACGTGACCGTCTGCAACAGCTGGAACGTGTTCTGGACCTTCGCCGCCGAGCACCTCAGCTCCCCGACCGCCACCGGCGGCCAGCAGCGCGCGCTGCTCAACCAGGCCCCGCAGAACCTCCCGGGCGGCGACGGCGTCGGCCAGATGGGCGCCAACGAGTTCGCGCACGGCAAGGAGAGCCCCGAGCCCGGCTCGACCAAGACCTACCTGCACAACGCGTTCTTCGGCCCGGCGATCACGAAGGACGGCCTGGCCAACTGCGGCACCGGTCAGCAGGGCTACGCCCAGAGCCAGAACCCGTACCGCGACCGCACGATCCCCGGGGACCCGTACCGCGACGTGTTCGTCGACACGCCCGACGTCGACGACGTCCCGCGCGTCGGCCCGAGCTACGCGAAGTACAACCGCGAGGGCCGCGGCATCGCGCTCAACCCCGACCGGGTGCCCACCGGGCAGACCTTCAGCTACCGCCCGGACGGCCGCGGCGTCGACGTGCCGCGCGCGAAGCCCGAGAAGGCCGCGGGGGTGCCGGCCAAGTGA
- a CDS encoding metal-dependent hydrolase: MEIRWLGHSAFALTHDGTTVLVDPFLTGNPKGVVSAEEVEADAILLTHGHQDHGPEDAVAIAKRTGATIQAITEIAGELGEEGVTTIDTNVGGTATYDWGSCRLTPAFHTSTTPKGTVTPAAGLVIELGGVRVYHLGDTALFSDLALPSQRDPIDVAIIPIGGHYTMDRTDAVVAAKLVGAKVVIPCHYGTFPPIETDVAAYKSEVEAAGHAEVVVLEPGESWSA, encoded by the coding sequence ATGGAGATCCGCTGGCTCGGCCACTCGGCCTTCGCCCTGACCCACGACGGCACGACCGTCCTGGTCGACCCGTTCCTCACCGGCAACCCGAAGGGCGTCGTGTCCGCCGAGGAGGTGGAGGCCGACGCGATCCTGCTGACCCACGGGCACCAGGACCACGGCCCCGAGGACGCGGTGGCGATCGCCAAGAGGACCGGCGCGACGATCCAGGCGATCACCGAGATCGCCGGGGAGCTCGGGGAGGAGGGCGTCACGACGATCGACACGAACGTCGGCGGCACCGCCACCTACGACTGGGGCAGCTGCCGCCTGACGCCGGCCTTCCACACGTCCACGACGCCGAAGGGCACCGTCACCCCCGCGGCCGGTCTCGTCATCGAGCTCGGCGGCGTCCGCGTCTACCACCTCGGGGACACGGCGCTGTTCAGCGACCTCGCCCTGCCGTCGCAGCGCGATCCGATCGACGTCGCGATCATCCCGATCGGCGGCCACTACACGATGGACCGCACCGACGCGGTCGTCGCGGCGAAGCTCGTCGGCGCCAAGGTCGTCATCCCCTGCCACTACGGCACGTTCCCGCCGATCGAGACCGACGTGGCCGCGTACAAGTCCGAGGTCGAGGCCGCGGGCCACGCCGAGGTCGTCGTGCTCGAGCCGGGGGAGAGCTGGTCGGCGTGA
- a CDS encoding tRNA-binding protein: MSDAPLAWEEFTRVDMRVGRIVEVEAFPQARRPAWKLRVDFGAEIGVRRSSAQITNYAASELQDRLVVGVVNFPPKQIGPVRSECLVLGTYTADGTVLLLNPEPDARPGDRVG, translated from the coding sequence GTGAGCGACGCCCCGCTCGCCTGGGAGGAGTTCACCCGCGTCGACATGCGGGTCGGCCGCATCGTCGAGGTCGAGGCGTTCCCGCAGGCGCGCCGGCCGGCCTGGAAGCTGCGGGTCGACTTCGGCGCGGAGATCGGCGTGCGCCGCTCGAGCGCCCAGATCACGAACTACGCGGCCTCCGAGCTGCAGGACCGCCTCGTCGTCGGCGTCGTGAACTTCCCGCCCAAGCAGATCGGCCCGGTGCGCTCCGAGTGCCTGGTGCTGGGCACGTACACGGCCGACGGGACCGTGCTGCTGCTGAACCCCGAGCCGGACGCGCGGCCGGGCGACCGCGTCGGCTGA
- a CDS encoding MlaD family protein — translation MRRIAAILLVCCAGALALLATGAGDGDAPDTRSYSAVLDNAFGLVEGGDLKIAGVRAGKITDLRLDLRTNRAVVDFDVTENGFGSLRTDVRCEARPQSLIGEYFLDCLPGTAPRELPVRSTIPVERTTSTIAGDLVNNVLRRPYRERLAIILGELGAGVAGNGENLNAAIRRASPALRQTNRVLRTLAGQNRILADLVVNADEVLTDLAANRDDVGRFVTEAGETATASAERRDDIAAGLRKLPGFLAQLEPTMAALGRTADAQTPALRNLQASAGQLERLLDNLGPLAQASRPAVRSLAAAAVPGREAVLSARPSVRQLSTFTDTAPEVGTNLRFVLEHLNDRDKAVEDDPRSPGGKGYTGFEALLQYVYDQVLSVNIYDQNAHVLNISAIPPTDPCANYADVKRAKDPATKDCQSALGPNQPGINFVDPSAGDAPALAQVRKRTDGQQAPAPGETVPAHSLPSTDQAPAPAPAQTPQTPLLPGLPKIELPPLPGLPGLTIGGGRTDGLLGRAQTPQARTALLDYLLGR, via the coding sequence ATGAGGCGCATCGCGGCCATCCTCCTCGTCTGCTGCGCCGGTGCGCTCGCGCTCCTCGCCACCGGTGCCGGTGACGGCGACGCCCCCGACACGCGCTCCTACAGCGCGGTGCTCGACAACGCCTTCGGGCTCGTCGAGGGCGGCGACCTGAAGATCGCCGGCGTGCGCGCCGGCAAGATCACCGACCTGCGGCTGGACCTGCGCACCAACCGCGCGGTCGTCGACTTCGACGTCACCGAGAACGGCTTCGGCTCACTGCGCACCGACGTGCGCTGCGAGGCCCGCCCGCAGTCGCTCATCGGCGAGTACTTCCTCGACTGCCTCCCGGGCACCGCGCCGCGGGAGCTGCCGGTCAGGTCGACGATCCCCGTCGAGCGGACCACCTCGACGATCGCCGGCGACCTCGTCAACAACGTGCTGCGCCGGCCGTACCGGGAGCGCCTCGCGATCATCCTCGGCGAGCTCGGCGCCGGGGTGGCGGGCAACGGCGAGAACCTCAACGCGGCGATCCGCCGGGCCAGCCCCGCGCTGCGCCAGACCAACCGCGTCCTGCGGACGCTCGCCGGCCAGAACCGGATCCTCGCCGACCTCGTCGTCAACGCCGACGAGGTCCTCACCGACCTCGCCGCCAACCGCGACGACGTCGGCCGCTTCGTCACCGAGGCGGGGGAGACCGCCACCGCGTCCGCCGAACGCCGCGACGACATCGCCGCCGGGCTGCGCAAGCTCCCGGGCTTCCTCGCGCAGCTCGAGCCGACGATGGCCGCGCTCGGCCGCACCGCCGACGCGCAGACCCCGGCGCTGCGCAACCTCCAGGCCTCGGCCGGCCAGCTCGAGCGCCTGCTCGACAACCTCGGGCCGCTCGCCCAGGCGTCCCGGCCCGCGGTCCGCAGCCTCGCCGCGGCCGCCGTCCCCGGCCGCGAGGCGGTCCTCTCCGCGCGCCCGTCCGTGCGGCAGCTGTCGACGTTCACCGATACCGCTCCCGAGGTCGGCACGAACCTCCGCTTCGTCCTCGAGCACCTCAACGACCGCGACAAGGCCGTCGAGGACGACCCGCGCAGCCCCGGCGGCAAGGGCTACACCGGCTTCGAGGCGCTGCTGCAGTACGTCTACGACCAGGTCCTCTCGGTCAACATCTACGACCAGAACGCGCACGTCCTGAACATCTCGGCGATCCCGCCGACCGACCCGTGCGCCAACTACGCCGACGTCAAGCGCGCGAAGGACCCCGCGACCAAGGACTGCCAGAGCGCCCTGGGCCCCAACCAGCCCGGCATCAACTTCGTCGACCCCAGCGCCGGCGACGCGCCCGCCCTCGCGCAGGTGCGCAAGCGCACCGACGGCCAGCAGGCCCCCGCGCCGGGCGAGACCGTCCCCGCGCACAGCCTGCCGAGCACCGACCAGGCCCCGGCGCCCGCGCCCGCCCAGACCCCGCAGACGCCGCTGCTGCCGGGCCTGCCGAAGATCGAGCTGCCGCCGCTGCCCGGCCTGCCCGGCCTCACCATCGGCGGCGGCCGGACCGACGGCCTGCTCGGCCGCGCGCAGACGCCGCAGGCACGCACCGCCCTCCTCGACTACCTCCTGGGCCGATGA
- a CDS encoding MlaD family protein, producing MRRNQPPRLSYFATGLLVLALVGIGTYLGFSKDIPLVNQPYEVRAVFSSANNIRTNSPVRVAGVNVGKVTAIERVRPGAEAARVVMAIERKGLPLHTDARMTIRPRIFLEGNFFVDVKPGSPSAPELRDGDTIPINQTATPVQLDQILTALQDDTREDLRSLLQQLGDGFADGGAAANNRTTRWWEPAYRDSAIVNDATLGQAQRDLSDYVRDAGATAAALDADRDALKSLITDFNGTARAFAARDTALQQAVAELPRTLRAALPAFAALNRAFPPLRRFIADARPGVRSSGPALDAGLPFVRQVRGLVQPAELRGLSADLRTVVPSLTRLSQRTVPLLAQTALASSCQNEVILPWSKDTIQDKDFPAVGPVFQDSLKALPGLAGESRSGDANGQWFRVLVSGGSYVTPLGQGQLLLTDTPVGGVNPMPPTGGRSPLRADVPCETQEAPDLRSTPGRLQSRKVTVPASGPGRELYDRYVAKAVKSLRGEAKARKLPLTVTAREATTETIAKVRAAAQRARKGGR from the coding sequence GTGAGACGCAACCAGCCGCCGCGCCTGAGCTACTTCGCCACCGGCCTGCTCGTCCTGGCGCTCGTCGGGATCGGCACCTACCTGGGCTTCAGCAAGGACATCCCGCTGGTCAACCAGCCCTACGAGGTCCGGGCCGTGTTCTCCAGCGCGAACAACATCCGCACGAACTCGCCGGTGCGCGTGGCGGGCGTCAACGTCGGCAAGGTCACCGCGATCGAGCGCGTGCGGCCCGGGGCGGAGGCGGCGCGCGTCGTCATGGCGATCGAGCGCAAGGGCCTGCCGCTGCACACCGACGCGCGGATGACGATCCGGCCGCGGATCTTCCTCGAGGGCAACTTCTTCGTCGACGTGAAGCCCGGGTCCCCGTCGGCTCCGGAGCTCCGGGACGGCGACACGATCCCGATCAACCAGACCGCGACGCCCGTGCAGCTCGACCAGATCCTCACGGCGCTGCAGGACGACACCCGCGAGGACCTCCGCTCGCTCCTGCAGCAGCTCGGCGACGGCTTCGCCGACGGCGGCGCCGCCGCGAACAACCGCACCACCCGGTGGTGGGAGCCCGCCTACCGGGACTCGGCGATCGTCAACGACGCGACGCTCGGACAGGCCCAGCGAGACCTCAGCGACTACGTCCGCGACGCCGGCGCCACCGCCGCCGCCCTCGACGCGGACCGCGACGCGCTCAAGTCGCTGATCACCGACTTCAACGGCACCGCGCGGGCGTTCGCCGCCCGCGACACGGCGCTGCAGCAGGCGGTCGCCGAGCTGCCGCGCACCCTGCGCGCCGCGCTCCCCGCGTTCGCCGCGCTCAACCGCGCGTTCCCGCCGCTGCGGCGCTTCATCGCCGACGCCCGCCCGGGCGTGCGGTCCTCCGGGCCCGCGCTCGACGCCGGCCTGCCGTTCGTGCGGCAGGTCCGCGGGCTCGTGCAGCCCGCCGAGCTGCGCGGCCTGAGCGCCGACCTGCGGACGGTCGTCCCGTCGCTGACGCGGCTGTCGCAGCGCACCGTCCCGCTGCTAGCCCAGACCGCGCTCGCCTCGAGCTGCCAGAACGAGGTCATCCTGCCCTGGTCCAAGGACACCATCCAGGACAAGGACTTCCCCGCGGTCGGCCCGGTCTTCCAGGACTCGCTCAAGGCGCTGCCGGGCCTGGCGGGCGAGAGCCGCTCGGGCGACGCCAACGGCCAGTGGTTCCGCGTCCTGGTGTCCGGCGGCAGCTACGTCACCCCGCTCGGGCAGGGCCAGCTGCTGCTCACCGACACGCCCGTCGGCGGCGTCAACCCGATGCCGCCCACCGGCGGCCGCTCGCCGCTGCGCGCCGACGTGCCCTGCGAGACGCAGGAGGCGCCCGACCTGCGCTCGACCCCCGGCCGGCTGCAGAGCCGCAAGGTCACCGTCCCCGCGTCCGGGCCCGGCCGCGAGCTCTACGACCGCTACGTCGCGAAGGCCGTGAAGAGCCTGCGCGGCGAGGCGAAGGCCCGCAAGCTGCCGCTCACCGTCACCGCCCGCGAGGCGACCACCGAGACCATCGCGAAGGTCCGCGCCGCCGCGCAGCGGGCCCGGAAGGGCGGACGATGA